Within the Cotesia glomerata isolate CgM1 linkage group LG6, MPM_Cglom_v2.3, whole genome shotgun sequence genome, the region TTCGTTTTTGCAGTTCGTAGGACTTCATGGGAATGGcaaaattgaaagtttttgTCAGTTCTCGCCAAATTATCATCCATGTCATTTACTAAATCATCATGAACAGTACCtggttttgttttttttaactgttgaCATACGAATCTTCTCCTTCCTCCTCGTAATTGGTAGCTTAAGGGAAGATTATGTTCAGATGGACCAAATGTTCCGTAAACACGGActaatgtagaaaattttgtaaattttccatgaaatttgaatttcaggGCACAGTCTGGCTGAAGACAATCAGCATAATCACGGAAGTGATCAACATATTCGTGCTTATTTCCATTGAATTTTAGAAGACATTTTACATCTAATTCCTTTGGCAAATGCTGTCTTACCCTCATAGCAATCTTTTTCAAGGCTTGAGCAAATCTGGTCTCAATTTCGATAGTTGTTAGTGTCTTTTTCAACCTATGGGTCTTGCTCCAGATACTTGTAGCAAATTTAATTGACAAGTCTTGAACAAGCTTTGTACAAGACTATTGAGAAACTAACTATATCAATTCTTGAGGAAGACTGACACCAGAAGCATACTTAATATACTTGTGCATGAGTTGCTCAAGATTTTCTCAAGACGAAATGTTTTCAAATGAACGTTCGCATCattctacacggaaagaacaatatGATAGTAGATATCCTGTCATaatatactcagtgatatgcgtggtgaaaaaaatttcatatatcATCAAATATACTATACATTacatagaattatttttgtaacatACTCAGTATAATATCTGATTCGACcgactaatttttttggttatacCGCGTAATATTACACTGGATatcatgtaaaaaaatatcccgtaaaatgtaaattacaCTCGgtagaaattttgattatataGTTGGCGAGTCTTTGCGCTTCGGGTATTTTTGGTTTTTGCCCCACCATCTAATTTTTATAGCTGAAACATACGTATCGATagcaaaaacaaattaaatgtaTCCTTACGCTAACCATAtgcactaaatattttttaagcacATATTTGAGATGATAGGGCAAAAACCGAAAATACCCGAAGCGCAAAGACTCGCTAATCCAACTATAcaaacgatatttttttttctagcgccTGAGCGTAAAGTGCTGTTCACAATTTGTGGGTTATAGTTGATTAGTTGTATTGAACATATTTGaacatattgaataaaatataaatcagtCAATTTTGTTTAGTGAGTGAccatttgtatttttttctatgtgaacattttttttgccgtgattattattgtaattacaaGATATGTAAACATAGTGTACAAGACGTATGTTTTTACGTTTATACTTGTGACAATAAGATCTTACCTGTTCATAGTCACGCTAGAGTTCTATACTgctaatatttcattttttaatttttatttttgtgcaATACCAATTATTATGGCAAAGTTATCATGGGTGTAATCAAAATTTCTACCGAGTGTAATTCACATTTTACGGGATATTTTTTCACATGATATCCAGTGTAATATTACGTGgtataaccaaaaaaattagtcagTCAAATCGAATATTATACTGAGTatgttacaaaattaattctgtgTAATGTATAGTATATTTAAGGCCATTTTAGGAGGGTACCCCccactttttttaaaagtaaaatggcGCCGCCTGGTGGCCAGTCCGGGTACTAAAAAAGTCCCTagcatgtaaaaattttctaaattaaataaaaaatataaataattattgaatataaaaaaatgaatgctaaaaataattaaaaaaattgctttatattttgaaataaaaaaaaatatataacattgacagaattatttaaatcaacgATAAGCAGTTGTGGTGACCTTGAACTGTCAACgccgtatttatttttatgatattattaaaaaataataaagcgattgataaaaaaaagaccaACGTAGCtcgaattttacaaaaattaaaaatatataaaaaataacttacaatTATTATCCCAACACAGATGGatgtatcttaaaaaataaatttcatgtttACATTTTGCATTTAGTAACTTTATGACAGCTGTAAGCAATATGCTCGTAATCGTTCGGCGCATGCCCGATGCATAACCGTCGTAGagggaaaaattaaattaaatagattgttttattttttatataaataaaaatatctcagaaactacGCAAAAGTAGTCGAGACATGCAGTGAATGAAATTTAGAGAATTAAGttacaaacaaaataagccaAACTTGATATCTCTACGACCAATAGTTtacgaaatattaattttttaataaaaaaaaaaacgcggtTCCGCTCAAGCGCTCATAAACAAATTAGTCTAGTCGATAAGCTGAAAATGGTACAAAATAGAGATACTGCTCTTAAAATTATGTGCGATAGCTCATTGGATCCGGAATGACGTCTAGAAAAATGTGCCAAAAGCGTGTATTAgcacttaaaaaattgcaaaagttataaacaattaaagatGAAAAGAAAATGGCATTTCGTTTTTTgccaatatttaataaactattgatatttaagaaatttcaaaaaaatattctgaaagaggaggaaatttccaataaaaaactcccaactcccggaactctatctccattatttataattttaatttaacgctGAAAATACCCCTCCTAGGTCCGCGCGTGACATTTTTAGGATGCGCGCGTGGCGTCAAAAGCGAGTACGgcacattaattaatttatttaaagtattgaatatttttttttaaatttgaaaaaattatggtgTGTTCTGaacactataattaatttattcctgttggaaattttacttaaagttaatttttcaacaagttAAACAATTGTTAACTAACGAAATTTTCTCGAACTTCCGTCTTAAttgtaagtgaaaaaaaatgtttaaataatggttgtaaaaaattttcgcttCGTAGAGCcttttttacatatatactTAACAAGATCGTGccataaaagttaaaaaaatatttatactttgtttataacaatttttttactcaaacaaaaacttaaaaatccaagtaatgttaaaaaaattttttttttctaaatcatcatattatcgtttttttattaatacaagatatttattgatttgcaaaaaaaatttttcccgccatttgttgataaattttttataaacaaattgattaaatcaatatttttaaaaaatttttccttaataacaatttttaattgtttataatcgttttttttatatttctattgtttaaataattagttaagaaattattttttttctaaaaatcataattgacAGTCCTCTataaagtaacaaaaaaaaaatttttttttatcaacaattcTATTGTTTGTTAACTTaccaatttgttataaacaaattttcaacttttttttattttttttctaaaacttctaaaattaacaaaaacaacCATATATAACAAagtatcgaaaaaaatttttttcaattttttattgtacttttaaaaaacacGTGTTACAAAAGTTGCAGCGGCTGCTTCGTTTGTCtactaaaaaactaaaataacttttaaactattaGAGATACGAAAATAAACATTCTAGTCGATTTTATAAATGGTTAAACTATCTTTTAAatgagttattaaaaaaaattttagttattactaatttattgttacgcgcatttgtttataaaaacttatatttttttcgatgtttTTCGAACTTTCGTGACTtctaactttttaaataatgcaGATACGGTTACAGACCTTCAAGGCTATTCTGtcaagtaataaaatatataaacgttgtacttatttatttataagtcatgtcattttttaattaattattggcatttttttctaaattttttttcatttcataaaaaattaatgtcgATTACTATCTATTCATTTATCACaagcaaaaatttatacaagCAATGTTAGGatataattgtattattaaaaaaacttttgattttgattaataacagaattttatttgcatgaattacacaaataataataaaagtaatattaatgataatcaaaattttaaaaatagtatttatcTGGAGTTAAATACATCGTTTTCTTCGTTTTTTTTGGGGAGATTTAGAAGAACTCGGTTCTTCTGTatgtggaaaattttttttaacaacattacttggatttttaagtttttgtttgagtaaaaaaattgttataaacaaagtataaatatttttttaacttttatggCACGATCTTGTTAagtatatatgtaaaaaagGCTCTACGaagcgaaaattttttacgaccattatttaaacattttttttcacttacaaTTAAGACGGAAGTTCGAGAAAATTTCGTTAGTTAACAATTGTTTaacttgttgaaaaattaactttaagtaaaatttccaacgggaataaattaattatagtgttCAGAACAcaccataattttttcaaatttaaaaaaaaatattcaataccttaaataaattaattaatgtgcCGTACTCGCTTTTGACGCCACGCGCGAATCCTAAAAATGTCACGCGCGGACCTATTTTCagcgttaaattaaaattataaataatggagatagagttccgggagttgggagttttttattggaaatttcctcctctttcagaatatttttttgaaatttcttaaatatcaatagtttattaaatattggcAAAAAACGAAATTCCATTTTCTTTTCATCTTATCTATCCTATTGTTACGACGTTAACGTACTATACACCTACTGTAAGTAGAGCTCCGTATTTCAATAGTAATTACCAGtaacatttataatataaaattgtgaATTACATATAATAGTGTGGCTTATTAATTGGTTtatatgtttaattataaacatttgtGGCTTatgcaatatttttaataatacataaGCTATTTTATAAACTGCGTGCAGTGAGTTACTTTAGCCACTTTACACGTGGCGTTATCAAGATTCACCTGATTATTTgtgaattgaaatataattattctcGGTGATTCATCTGTAATTAATCTAAATATAATTGATTAcgtaaaatagaataaaaatcacaaatattgtaagtattgtaaataattaaatataagtgGTAATATTATATTACTGAAGTGGTATTAGCACATTTTACAAGTTCAGTGCCGTAATTGATAGCTGTTCCAATAAGGGGTACCTTAATTCGTGTATATAGTCACTATCTTCAGCTCAGTGCCGTATTGACTTGCTATTTTTGCTGTATACTTATATTACTATATACTTATAATACGTCACCTTGAAGAGTGTAGAGTGAAGAGTGACAGCAAAACAAaaacataaacatatatattaaGATACTGTGTTTATATACTGTACTGTACTCTGTGTACTAAAACCTGTCTACAATCATGAATGATCCCAAGGATGGCAAATAAACTACTACACCTATCGGTGCTAAATGTCGCGGTTGCTCACAGGGTATTGTAAAGGAACAAGTTCAATGTTCGAGCTGTCTGTCTTTTTATCACCCCAGTTGTGCTTAACAAGCTGTACCGCTCACTGGAGGATCTTATCAAAGATGCTGCGGCAGACGTGGTTCTTCTTCTGCTGAAGATATACGTGAGATGCTGAAGCAAGAAATCTTGGCGATGCGAAATGACTtcaaaaatgacattaaaacCGAGTTATCTACTGTTGTCAAAAGCGTGGATGGGCTAAAATCACAAGTGAAAACCTTCACTGAGCAATTTCATAAAAGAATTAGCACTGTAGAGAGCAAAATTACACACCTTGACTCATGTGTATCTACAAACACTGACTCTATAGTAGCTAATGAAGTGAAATTAATGGAGCTCACTAACAAAATCTCAGACATCCAAATCTCAACTGATAACAATGCCATTTTAAGGGAAGTTGATGACAGAATGCTCAGAAGAAATAACGTCTTATTCCTTGGATTAAGTGAATCTTCTTCAGATTCTTCGTCGGAGCGACAAACAGATGATATGAAACGAGTGCAGAATATCTGTAACAGTCTGGCAAATAATGTTGGGTTTTTATCCTGCTCCAGAATTGGTAAATTCTCGAATAGCTTGTTACGGCCTAGACCAATTAAGGTTGCATTAGTTAACCACATTTCTGTTGACCAGATCATATCATCTCTAATTCTggagaaaaagaagaaatcaaTTCCTACACTTCCGATGAACCTTTCGATTGTGCAAGACCGCACAGAACTACAGAGGAAGGAGCAGAAACTAGTCCGTCAACAACTTCAGGAGAGGACAGCAGCTGGGGAGAAGAATTTGAGGATTGTCACTCGAAATGGTCAACCGACCATAGTTCAGGATCGTCGAACTATTTCAGCGTCGACTCCGAGAATAACAACAGCCTAAACCTTAGATCTTCAGGCCTAACACTATACTATCAGAATGTTAGGGGATTAAATTCTAAGCTGGATCAAATTTATAGTAAAAGTTTTATGGCTGAGTATGACCTTTTTGCTTTCTCTGAGACATGGCTAAAATCTGGTGTTtttgataatgaaatttttaataataattattctgttTTTAGATGTGATAGACGGGAGGAGTTCAGGAGGTCGGGTGGAGGTGTACTAATTGCTTGCAGGAATTCTCTTAATGTAGCACctttaaagtttaataatatCCTTAAAGAATTCCTCCAGATTGAGATAGTAGGTATTCAAATCATTAATCATGGTCTTAAAATTCACTTAGTGACTATATATATTCCACCTGATCTGCCTGCACAAATCTATTCTGACATCCTTGAGCTTCTCTCGTCTGACCCTGTCATGGATGCTGGAGCACTGGTACTTTTGGGTGATTTCAATTCTCCGTATTTTTCTGACTCTCTTAATGGTGGTCTGGATATGAAGGCTGACATACTCATTAATTTCTCCCtactaaacaatttaaatcaGTTCAATGATGTTTTGAACATCAATGGTAGAATACTTGACTTAGTGTTTTCATCGGTGGATTGCTTAGTTGTGGAGGAACAATCGCCTGTGGTAAAACTTGATACTTATCATCCGGCGTTGAGGATACTTGTCTCTGCTAACGTGGTAAGAAATAGATACCCTCTGAAAAAGCCGCtaggtaattataattttcataaaatggACAGATTGCGTCTTATATCGGAACTTGAATTTATAAGTTGGGAACCATTACACGATCTTCATTCTCCgaatgaaaaatgtaaatatctTTACAATAGTTTAGATTCGGCATTCTCTAAATCTATACCTAGCATTACTAATCTAACATACAGGCCATCCAAATATCCTCCTTGGTTTACCTCTGACATCATTAATGACTGTAAGGCCAAAGAACAATCTCGTCGTAAACTTAATATGGATAAATCTTATAACAACTCTCAACAATATAAGCATTTCAGAAAAActctaaaagtaaaaattaaatcagcatataataattacataaaacgTACTGAGGATAAACTAATTTCGGATCCCAAGTCATTTTGGAATTATATtaagtctaaaaaaaattgcagtcAATTTCCCAGTAGCTTTTTATTAGATGGTATCTATGTAGATGATTCTGAAATAATTGCTAACTCTTTTGCCAAATTTTTCAGTagtgtatatgaaaaatttgatgatGATGTGTTCTCCTATCTTACAGTCAATAACAGAGTACTTTTGGGTGGTATTGAGTTACCTACTGAGCTTAATATAATGCGGTGTATAAATAAACTTCCCAATAAAATGTCATCGGGACTAGATGGTATCCCTTGTAAAGTAGTAAAGGATTGTTCCAGTGCATTAATCCTAcctctaaaaattatcttccATGACTGTCTTACTAAGGGTATTTTTCCTGACATGTGGAAAACTTCCAAAGTATGTCCAATTCACAAATCCGGGGATAAGTCACTTATTGATAATTACAGACCTGTCTCAATCATACCTGCATTTGCTAGGatttttgaaatgattttatatgAACATTTACTTTCATACTTTACTCCATATATTACACCTTCACAACATGGCTTCCTGAAGAGAAGGTCTGTGGTAACGAATCTGCTTCCATACACTCAATTTATTTCAGATAATATTTCGAATGGGAAACAGGTAGATGTTATACACACGGACTTCTCTAAAGCCTTTGATAAGGTggatatttatatacttattGACAAATTAGTAGATCTTGGCATCCCTGGATAGCTAGTCAACTTAATGATATCATATCtctcaaatagaaaaaattatgtacttTTTAATGGTTATCTATCTCATGTATTCTATTCAACGTCTGGAGTTCCGCAAGGATCTAATCTTGGTCcgttattgtttattatatttattaatgacgTTGGATTCTTGCTATCGGTTTACATTGATCTATTTGCTGATGATGCCAAGATCTATCATGTCATACGCAATTCCAATGATTGTGAATTCTTACAATATAATCTGAATATATTTGCCAGTTGGTGTATggataataaactttttctaAACAAGACTAAGtgtaaaataatatcatttcACAAATCTAACTgttcaattttatttgattacaCTATTGACAGCAAGACTTTAGATAGGGTCCAAACAGTTAATGATCTAGGCATAACTTTTGACTACCAGTTAACTTTCTATGATCATTACACAAATCTTGTACGTTCAACGACTAAAATTCTCGGTTTTGTGATTCGgtcttccaaaaaatttaagaacttGAATGCCGTTAAAGCCCTTTATATATCACTTGTTAGATCAAGATTAGAATATGCATCTGTAGTGTGGTCACCAACTTATAAAAAGCAAATCAGTCTCATTGAAAAAGTCCAGAGAAAATTCGtcaaatactttttatttaaaaaatatggagTTTATCCTGATAGGGGAAATGATTACCTGGCCATGTGTGCAGAGACAAATCTTTTAACGTTGGAAGAAAGAAGGATCTGTGCTTCTGTACTTATTATGACGAGCATTCTGTCTAATAATATAGAATGTCCCAGATTCCTTGAAATTATACCTATACAAGTACCTCAAAGATTACTACGCTCTGATCAGCCTTTCTATccaccaaaaattaaaaataatttcacttCATCATCACCATTATATAGAATGATTAATGCATGTAACATTATTGTACGTCAAAGTAATAATTTTGACCTGCTTGAGTCTTCTTCATCAATTAGTCCCAGTGCCCTTGCATCACTGGTAGTTAACACTAGATGAAAATAGTATCACTAAAACAATTAGGtttgtaaattatatctttatattaataataatgtaaattataTCTTATATTATGTAATAATTTCATCCAGCATTAGTGTattaatgtattaaaatttctttaaaattctatGTAAGTTTCTGTTATTATTGAGTAACTCAATAATTGTTAAGTATTTTGCTAACCGTTAACGCGCCTCTTGTATTACATATTGTAAATCAGAATTCTCTGTAATTGGCCTTCGGGCTGTTGAGATGTTTTcaagcaataaataaataaataaataaataaaatctttaattgtttataacttttgcaattttttaagtgcTAATACACGCTTTTGGCACATTTTTCTAGACGTCATTCCGGATCCAATGAGCTATCGCACATAATTTTAAGAGCAGTATCTCTATTTTGTACCATTTTCAGCTTATCGACTAGACTAAATAGCTGTAActctaaattaaattaaatatattgttttattttttacgtaaaTTTTACATCCAAGTCAGTCTAAGTCTTGATAAAATAATGTCAACAAAAGTTATGACTTTTCATGAAatgtttaacaaaaaaattgtacaaataaatttgtacacctctttaaaaaaaaaaaaaaaaaataatttttttttttactcgaatATTCTATAATTCACAATATCTTGAGTCAATTTGACATTTTCAaccaaaaaagattttttctattaattttttttttattacattttttatttccatacAATATCAATGAGTGAGAAAGAgatagaaattattttcttaaatatcaCATTCCTAGCCTACTGCGCATGACAACATTTACGAGCGTAGCAGCTGAGctgatagaaaaatattactaCATCTGTCTTACTTGCTCAGCTTACCGGCATGGAATGTGACAGAACGATATTACCATCTCTGTCTTACTTATACAATCTATtggcaattaaaaattttaatgttaatttttttgatacaaaacaattttttttcgttgaaaattcataatattataaatttattatgaattataaaatttcagaatttttttttttaaggaagaacgctaagaaaatttttttttggaatgtttaaatttttgtgcttaaaaaactgcgtcgaatgcttttttgaaaatgaaaatcaaacgacgcattcaaaaattatagtttaaaaattcacaaaattttgtttttcagtatttttttaaaatactagGAATTTAAATTGTGCGCCTTAATTAGAAATCCAATAAGAAATCGGGGACCAAATTTTTGCGATGATTCAATACTCAGTTCACTTTTCACTTATTTTCAATTCATCTATTTTAATATAGAGGATCTTCGAGATTATTCAACCAATTAAAATGAACCTGTAcgttttttttgtgttttaaaaactgtgtcgaatgcttttctaaataaaaaaatcgaacAACGCATCCAAAAGTTAtagctttttaataaatacattttgagataaaaatgtgaaaaacggTGCTTTCAGCTTGAAAAGTTCAAATATATTAACGAGCAACTCATTTTAAGGTGCtccaaattcaaatttcgtgGGAAGTTCTAGGGTTAGCCTGCgcggtcaaccgatttccagatttttttttctggcaTTCATTTTAGGTAAgtcaatttttacataaatttttttttttttttcatgatattACGTTTTAATTTTGCGTAAGCTTTTATCAATACCTAATAGTTTGAAATTCTTTTAATCCTCTATTTTAGCTCCTCACCTGGTCTAAAATGTAACAATATAAGGTAAGCTTAccgtttacatttttattgttttaaaacggaagttatttttactgtttatgtaggtttaaaaattttacaaaatctgATATTTCGAAGCTTTTTCCGTCTGATTTCACTAAATTGTCTCTTTCTCCCccgattaatatttaatcataagatttttttagttttattttttatttttctagcaaTGAACAATCAAAATAATCACTCGAAAGTGGCGGCCGACTCTGGATATGGTGCTCGTCATTATTCTGAGAAACACAAGAATATTTCTCTATACGGTCAACGCTTGGCTGATAATAATTCACGTCAAAACACTTGAAACTCCGgagaaaataatgaaaaaaaaattacttcttttTTCTATGAGGATGATGATATCATTTTGTATCCAATATATTCAGACAAGATTTTCTCATTTCTTTGTTAGTTACAAATTTGCTAATAAATAAAGCAAGATATAAAtagaaatgtaaaattttgattagtTTGTGTTTTATTTTACACCCAAGTTAGTGGTcgtttatgattttcgaaaCTATTACTAACGtcttttcttaatattttaaaaactct harbors:
- the LOC123268000 gene encoding uncharacterized protein LOC123268000, which gives rise to MLKQEILAMRNDFKNDIKTELSTVVKSVDGLKSQVKTFTEQFHKRISTVESKITHLDSCVSTNTDSIVANEVKLMELTNKISDIQISTDNNAILREVDDRMLRRNNVLFLGLSESSSDSSSERQTDDMKRVQNICNSLANNVGFLSCSRIDHIISNSGEKEEINSYTSDEPFDCARPHRTTEEGAETSPSTTSGEDSSWGEEFEDCHSKWSTDHSSGSSNYFSVDSENNNSLNLRSSGLTLYYQNVRGLNSKLDQIYSKSFMAECDRREEFRRSGGGVLIACRNSLNVAPLKFNNILKEFLQIEIVGIQIINHGLKIHLVTIYIPPDLPAQIYSDILELLSSDPVMDAGALVLLGDFNSPYFSDSLNGGLDMKADILINFSLLNNLNQFNDVLNINGRILDLVFSSVDCLVVEEQSPVVKLDTYHPALRILVSANVVRNRYPLKKPLGNYNFHKMDRLRLISELEFISWEPLHDLHSPNEKCKYLYNSLDSAFSKSIPSITNLTYRPSKYPPWFTSDIINDCKAKEQSRRKLNMDKSYNNSQQYKHFRKTLKVKIKSAYNNYIKRTEDKLISDPKSFWNYIKSKKNCSQFPSSFLLDGIYVDDSEIIANSFAKFFSSVYEKFDDDVFSYLTVNNRVLLGGIELPTELNIMRCINKLPNKMSSGLDGIPCKVVKDCSSALILPLKIIFHDCLTKGIFPDMWKTSKVCPIHKSGDKSLIDNYRPVSIIPAFARIFEMILYEHLLSYFTPYITPSQHGFLKRRSVVTNLLPYTQFISDNISNGKQVDVIHTDFSKAFDKVDIYILIDKLVDLGIPG